Below is a genomic region from Miscanthus floridulus cultivar M001 chromosome 1, ASM1932011v1, whole genome shotgun sequence.
TATAGTGGACATGAAACAATTCAGCACATATTCTTTGATTGTTATTTGGCAAAGGCTCTTTGGTGGTGCTTATTTGTTGTTTTTGGTATTGTTCTACCTATAAGTGTTGTGAACCTTTTTGAAAGTTGTTGTAACGTAAAcaaggagaaaaaaaaaagattgttTTTACTAACGGGGGCAACAACCTTCTCTTGTTCCATTTAGTTGACAAGAAACAAAATTGTTTTTTGACAATTGTAATAAATCTAAAACTTTATACAGGACCATCATTGGAGTCAATTGCAGTGTTGTGATGACAAACTAAGTTTATTTGGCATATAAGACTGTTTTTGTTTCAAGCATTTATGTCCTGTAATGTAATAACATTGGTTCGATTCCTCATCCGTGAGGATGAAGCCGGATGTTTTTCCATCATCTAAAAAAACAATGCAGGACAGAGGCTTATAATCCAGTAGTAGAAACTAGGGAAAGTGGATTGATAATAAGTTGATTTGAGCAAACTTGACTGAAGAACCGGACCAGACCAGACAACCGGAGCATACATACATCACTCTGTTTATTTGTAAGTTGGTACTGAAAATGCTCTGAAATGAAGGCCCATCCACCCATGTATCCAAACCCCTCGCGAACTACTACTACTGCAGTCGCAGGTGTGTGGCCGATGGAGAGCAAGCAACGAGACGGCGTGACCTCGCGTCTCGCCGTTGAAGGCGGCAATCCGATCAGTGGACGTTGATGGCGAGCTTCATCCCGGACGCGCACGCCCCTTCGGCGTCGCAGATGAAAAAGAACTGGCCGGACTGCCCCAGCTTCACAGCGACTGCGTTGCCGGAGCTCAGCACCTGAGCGTTGTCCGGCGACACGCAGTCGTCGAAGCTCTGCTCGTCCACCAACACCACGTCCTGCCCCGCGTTGTTGGGCCGGAACACTGCGAGGTGCGAGCCAACCAGGCAAGTTAGTCACCACGCGACGCCGTGGCGGCATCGTGCCCTGGCAAGTGCCAACCACAGTTACGGTTACATGTACGTACCGAGcgtgtcgccgaccttgaacttCTTGTGGCTTTTCCAGGTGTCATAGTCGACGCCGACGTCCCAGCCGGAGTCGTCCCCGACCGTGAAAGTCTTCTTCGCGGTCGCCGGGACGAGCAATGCGGCGGTAGCGACGAGGACCATGGCTGCAGCTGCCAGCAGTGTCTTACGGGAAGCCATTTGACACGGAAGTGAAGCGGGTGCCGGGGCCGGTGCGTGCAGCCTTTGGTGTTTGTTGCCCGGCCGACGATCGATGCTGCTGTGCGTGTTTGGCATCAGAGTTGAGCGCAcatgtatgtatatatacacCACCTGATCCTGACCTGACCACAGAACGTGCCTTCATGGTTTTCGCGACTACCGGGTAGCCTTGGCTGCTTGGCAACAGGACGATTGTGTCCAGCGGTGTTTCCGATGCGCCTTGCACggcagacgacgacgacgacacgaCAAGGTCCGGGTGGCCTGGATTTATCGTCTCTTTGGCAGGGCGCATGGGTTCGTTTGTTGGACGCAGAGTTCATCCATTCAATTGTCACAAGCATGGCGGTTAGTGAGCGCCGGCGGATCCAGCACTGGGCTAAAGCCTAAAAGAGGAATCTGACTACTCAGCACTTGGGTGTTTCACAGCATCTGACACCCCGAGTGTTGGATGCCACCTAAACACATGATTAAGAACAGAAATAAAATCAAGTGTTTCTGATCCATAAAACAATTGATTCTCATAACCACAGGATCCAGATCAAATGAACCAAATACAAGTTATCAAAATAATACAAAAatattaaacaaaaacaaaaaaatccaGATTATTTGTCCAGAAGCCAAATTAAAAGATTCCAAAAGGGAACCAAATTAAGCatacagaaaataaaaaaaccAAGAAAAATATCATATAACTATTCAAGTAATTTTGACAATTCTCATTTACGAACAATCAATTCCAGTTGAACACAGAACTTTCACTCAAACAGAAATAGTAAAATATGGCTTAATGAGATATAATTCGCAACTACTCAACCAATGCAGATTAGACGTAATCAAATCGAAGAAGAGCTACTATACTGAGTACGTCGCGTATTTGTCCATGGCACGCGTTGTTTGAATAACAGTTGCCGCAGCAAGATGACCACGAAGATATATGATCCTCGCCTTGGATTCGAGCCGTGCGTCTGGTGGAGAGGCAGCACCCAGCCACCATGCAGTCATCCTCGGCCTGGCTGCGTAAGCCGGACATCTTTGCCGTCCAATTTTTTCAGCTTTGTACGGCAAGCGTTCAAAGGTCTTAATATGGTTAaaaggggatgaatagcctatttaaaaatctataagatCACTAGAAccatttgattagtataacaaatagcgaaatgtaaacttactctagctctacaagggttgcaagccacctatctaacaattctagttgttataatcactaggcacacaagaggctatgttgctactcactaagagctctcaaacttgctacactaaagagctccactagatgaacttaagctacaaagcaagctctcaattctaactacACCAAAGAGCTTGTTATAACTAGTTTACAGGAAAGTAaaggagtgagtaggatgattataccgtcgcgtagagaagtgaaccaatcacaagatgaataccaattcaatcaccgggagaataccaaagggcaagagacaatcattttttcttccgaggttcacgtgcttgccgacacgctaatccccgttgtgtcgaccaacacttggtggttcggcggctaagaggtattacacgaacctcgtccacataattggacaccgcaagaatctacccacaagtgagttaactcaatgacacgagcaatttactagagctacatTGCTGCGCTTNNNNNNNNNNNNNNNNNNNNNNNNNNNNNNNNNNNNNNNNNNNNNNNNNNNNNNNNNNNNNNNNNNNNNNNNNNNNNNNNNNNNNNNNNNNNNNNNNNNNNNNNNNNNNNNNNNNNNNNNNNNNNNNNNNNNNNNNNNNNNNNNNNNNNNNNNNNNNNNNNNNNNNNNNNNNNNNNNNNNNNNNNNNNNNNNNNNNNNNNNNNNNNNNNNNNNNNNNNNNNNNNNNNNNNNNNNNNNNNNNNNNNNNNNNNNNNNNNNNNNNNNNNNNNNNNNNNNNNNNNNNNNNNNNNNNNNNNNNNNNNNNNNNNNNNNNNNNNNNNNNNNNNNNNNNNNNNNNNNNNNNNNNNNNNNNNNNNNNNNNNNNNNNNNNNNNNNNNNNNNNNNNNNNNNNNNNNNNNNNNNNNNNNNNNNNNNNNNNNNNNNNNNNNNNNNNNNNNNNNNNNNNNNNNNNNNNNNNNNNNNNNNNNNNNNNNNNNNNNNNNNNNNNNNNNNNNNNNNNNNNNNNNNNNNNNNNNNNNNNNNNNNNNNNNNNNNNNNNNNNNNNNNNNNNNNNNNNNNNNNNNNNNNNNNNNNNNNNNNNNNNNNNNNNNNNNNNNNNNNNNNNNNNNNNNNNNNNNNNNNNNNNNNNNNNNNNNNNNNNNNNNNNNNNNNNNNNNNNNNNNNNNNNNNNNNNNNNNNNNNNNNNNNNNNNNNNNNNNNNNNNNNNNNNNNNNNNNNNNNNNNNNNNNNNNNNNNNNNNNNNNNNNNNNNNNNNNNNNNNNNNNNNNNNNNNNNNNNNNNNNNNNNNNNNNNNNNNNNNNNNNNNNNNNNNNNNNNNNNNNNNNNNNNNNNNNNNNNNNNNNNNNNNNNNNNNNNNNNNNNNNNNNNNNNNNNNNNNNNNNNNNNNNNNNNNNNNNNNNNNNNNNNNNNNNNNNNNNNNNNNNNNNNNNNNNNNNNNNNNNNNNNNNNNNNNNNNNNNNNNNNNNNNNNNNNNNNNNNNNNNNNNNNNNNNNNNNNNNNNNNNNNNNNNNNNNNNNNNNNNNNNNNNNNNNNN
It encodes:
- the LOC136454132 gene encoding basic blue protein-like, producing the protein MASRKTLLAAAAMVLVATAALLVPATAKKTFTVGDDSGWDVGVDYDTWKSHKKFKVGDTLVFRPNNAGQDVVLVDEQSFDDCVSPDNAQVLSSGNAVAVKLGQSGQFFFICDAEGACASGMKLAINVH